A single window of Helicobacter pylori NCTC 11637 = CCUG 17874 = ATCC 43504 = JCM 12093 DNA harbors:
- the smpB gene encoding SsrA-binding protein, which yields MKLIASNKKAYFDYEILETLEAGLALLGSEVKALRQTRVNLKDNFVKIIKGEAFLFGVHISYLDTIHAYYKPNERRERKLLLHKKQLLKWQIEASKERLSIVGLKLYFNQRNRAKIQIALVKGKKLHDKRQSLKEKALNKEILADLKHHFKG from the coding sequence ATGAAACTCATTGCCAGCAATAAAAAAGCCTATTTTGACTATGAAATTTTGGAAACTTTGGAAGCGGGATTAGCGCTTTTAGGCTCTGAAGTGAAGGCTTTGAGGCAAACTAGGGTGAATTTAAAAGATAATTTTGTTAAAATAATCAAAGGAGAAGCTTTTTTATTTGGTGTTCATATATCATATTTAGATACAATCCATGCGTATTACAAGCCCAATGAAAGGCGAGAGCGTAAGTTGCTTTTACACAAAAAGCAATTATTGAAATGGCAGATTGAAGCGTCTAAAGAACGCTTGAGTATCGTAGGATTGAAATTGTATTTTAACCAAAGAAATAGAGCTAAAATCCAAATTGCTTTAGTGAAAGGAAAAAAATTGCACGATAAAAGACAAAGTCTTAAAGAAAAAGCGCTCAATAAAGAAATTCTTGCTGATTTAAAACACCACTTTAAAGGATAA
- the exbB gene encoding TonB-system energizer ExbB — protein sequence MKEMVDYGIIGFLIFLSVIVIAIAIERLWFFATLRVDDYTDRRKLELALHKRLTLVATIGSNAPYIGLLGTVMGIMLTFMDLGSASGIDTKAIMTNLALALKATGMGLLVAIPAIVIYNLLVRKSEILVTKWDIFHHPVDTQSHEIYNKA from the coding sequence ATGAAAGAAATGGTAGATTATGGGATTATAGGGTTTTTGATCTTTTTATCAGTCATCGTTATAGCGATCGCAATAGAAAGGTTGTGGTTTTTTGCCACTCTTCGTGTAGATGACTACACAGACAGGCGTAAACTGGAATTAGCCTTACACAAACGACTGACTTTAGTGGCCACGATTGGTTCTAACGCCCCTTATATCGGTCTTTTAGGAACGGTTATGGGGATCATGCTCACTTTTATGGATTTAGGATCCGCTTCTGGCATTGACACTAAAGCGATCATGACTAACTTAGCCCTTGCTTTAAAAGCGACTGGAATGGGGTTATTGGTAGCGATCCCTGCGATTGTGATTTATAACTTGCTAGTGAGAAAAAGCGAGATTTTAGTCACTAAATGGGATATTTTCCACCACCCGGTTGACACGCAATCCCATGAGATTTACAACAAAGCCTAA